The DNA sequence ataatcagctgtgctgctcatcccacatatgcatgatccttacaagttggacatcattgtaaaggcaaataaacaggctttccaatgatataaaatacaatgccaattagcattgtaacaacagagaaataattgaccaaacacaaatttccaaacttttttttattaatgaaacaattaaaaaaactttttttcagTTATATTACTGATTGGTGAAGGCATTTCGCCCCTATTCCATTGTGATTAATTTCTTCTCAGTTAAAGTTAGAGTCTGCctttctggtgaaaggttgttgattgtTTGAGCTCAGCAGTCTATCAAATTAAGTCAAATTAGTCAAGTTTCATGCAAACAACCAGAttgaagttttctttttctattttccttcttttttagAAATGTGGAATTGTAAAGGTTGTGGAGTTACAGTATCATCCAGATTACAATTACTAAAGCATTACAGACTACAGCACAGACATTATGGACGCTCCCAGCGCTATCCATGCATTTACATTTGCTGTCCGAGCATATTTAAAACCTGGAATGCACTTCTTATACATGTAAGTAGGGCACATGCAACACACTCTGGTCCAGAACATTcacttgttgtttgtgtgcatgtagggATATTTCCTCAGAGAAAGATTACTTTATTCATATCAATACGCATATAGCGAAATGTAACTGTGTTTTGCATGTTCTCTGGTTGTGGTTTtcagttaaatgtgtgtggaacATTTAAATCTCACAAAAATAGAAATCACAACCCGCATTCATTAAGTGACTTTAAATCAGGTGTAGTTACCCTCTCAGGGACTGCAGGTCAAGAGTTTAGTAGTGACATTGAAGGGATACACAGTAGAGTGGGACCAGTTGCTATAGTGCAGGTTGCCGGCACTCAGACTGCTTCTGAATTATTCCCGTCAATTGCAATGAAACATCAGTTTATGATTTCGTATCATTTGAATACAGCTTGTAATCTGGACAAGTCTACAGGAGATGTTGTGTTTAGAGGCTATTCAGGAAAAACACCCTAATGCATTTGAAGTTCATCATCTTCACCTTAAAGAGTTTGAACTTCAAAAAGGTTATTACCATTGCACATGGAACTACATTGTGGGCTTCCCGACTTTGGTGAGATAGTGCAGATCTGTCTTGTTCAGAGGAGATTTTGCATTGTGGTAAGACAGCTGTGTGGATGGTACAGGGAGCACTTCAGGGCATTTCAGTTTTGTTAATTGAGCTTAATGATTTATTTGATGAGTATCCTTTGGCTGACTACATGGTTGGCCCTTTCCACATGGTGACACAAATTATACTTGCATGCATAATAGGTGATGTAAAATGAACTGTTCTTTTAAattattgtttgtatttttgcaTAGTTGATACTATAACTAATTGTGTGACACTAACTGTAAACCATAATGTTTCTGCAttccttttatgtttgaaatggAAAAATGATGGTGGGAAAAGTGAGTTGTACACATCCTATTCTACAGAGGAGAGAGCCTGCCTaaacattttttctctctttttgttttacacTCAGAGATTCGATGGTGCACCCTATCTGCCTGAAAATGAATACCTTCTGAGAAAACAGTTCTCAGAATGTGATACTCCAAGGTAGTGTGCCAAGGCCACTGGGTGACCTTATTGTAGAAATACAGAAGCAATGCAATTTGCTTGGAAATTGTAGACTGCAGTTCATGGATCCAGATTTCGACAATTCACTTATGAAATTTGTGTTCACCTCAGACATTTAGGACAAATGTAATCTCAAGGTTATATTTTTTGGCATATACCACAGCATATTTGGATACACAATACAAAGATGAAAATCCACCAGTACCATGTTTGGAGACCGGAGAAATATCTCCACAATCCGATCCCCTTCAGTGTCATCCTGTGATACGTTTATATTGTCATCTACTACACCAAGATCCTCCTCTGAAGACTGTCCTGCATCCTTAGAGTCAACCAAACTTTGAAGACTACAGCATGGCCTAGTGTTTTTACAGTGCCTAAGTTTACCTATGATGCGGAGCTCAAGCTCCAACAAGCCAATGCTGCCTTCCAAGCAGATGGCACTCTCCTGTCCTCATCACAAGCTAAAATCCTCAATTCTAGATGGACTTGCCGAGGAAATTGTGAAGTATACAGTTTACCTGTCTGATAAACAGGACATGAGCTACTCCAGCAAACACCTCTCATCGCTGACTGAATCAGATGGCCAGCTCTTTTTAGTTCAAAAGAGGTAAGTGAATGCAATTATTATATGAAGGAATtaaaaacagcattaaatgaCATTGAACTTCATACAACTTCTTCTAAATGAACCATTGTGTTAATCTGAATTCCTTCAGAGGTCAgcgctgaattccaatgaatcaCAACTGTCCCTCTGGTGACTTTCTCCAAGCTGGATCTACACTCCGCTAAACTTGGGAAAGTGTTTGCTGGACGATGAGGGGCCCAAGGTCAAAGTATAAGGAGTCTCATGATGCCCATGGAACAGGTATGAACTCGGCTATCacacaaaatattaacatccaGATCAGTTCATCTTCATTGACCTCAACTAAATATGCACGAAACTTGGGAGTTATATTTGATGACAAACTTTATTTCTCTGACCATGTAGCTTCTGTCTTGAGGTCTTGTCGGTTCACACTCTATAGTAATCGGAAGATCAGACCCTATCCCACACAAAATTCTACACAACTTATTCCAACAATTCCAATTATGCAATATGAATTATTTGCCTTGTTTCCTGGAACATAAAGAACTATGAAATGGATAGTTGATCTTGCTTTTTGTATCTAACGCCCTGATTTTGTGGTGTCTTAGAAGTATTACGAGTAATTGCCCTGTTCAGTTCTGCCATTTTCATTCTATGTTCATGTTCTTTACGCTTGATTAGGCAGGCCTtctattatttagattttaaatatatattttcttctCCCATATAGGAAGTTAATTTGTTTCTCTAAAAGAACCATGCTGCTTTCCTGAATTGTGAACTGTGTTGTCTGAAGTGTTTCAGATTTTCTAAGTATGATTTTCCCTTTCTAAGTATGCTTTTGGGCCTCTTATTAAGAAATCTAAAACATtgaggtgtttttgtttttggattCATAACATATTCTATCTATGTTTAATAAGTATATTTACCTCTTtataacatttaaacaaatcaaTAAAATTAACAAcagtaaataaaatacaaaatagatAATTGCAATTATGTTCAGAGAGCATGATACAAAAGAGTTGACTGAATGCTACATAATTCATTGAAGAGCACACTATTGCTTTTATTAGATCAAACTTGGTTGTGTATTCAAAACAAAAGATGTTCATGTGGTTCCAAAAAGATCTTTTAAAGTTAAAAGAACTTATATTGTGTGGAACCACTGTCCACGATTAAATTGAGTTCAtccaaaacatatatttttttgagttatctttctctttctgaatACAGCACAGATAGGtgattaaaatatattttattgttaAAAAGGATCATTTAGGTGTAGTTCTCCTGAAGTTTGCCTGAAGTCTTCCGCCATGGggtctgtgggcgtggccgCCCTGATTGTCTGCCAAGCTTACATATCAACAGGGACTGCCTTGTGTCAGCTCCTGGATATCCGCTTTGAGGGGCCCAACAATGCCCAAAAATGAAAATTGTTGCGATTCCTAAACCCTTTCTTCTGATTTTGACTTAAATACCCTCAAATTAAAGCTGAAGGTCTGCACTTCAACTCCATCTcgattatttcattttaaatcCATTGTGATAGAGTACAGGGCCAAAATTATGAAAATTGTGTCACTGTCCAAATATTTCCGGGCCTAACTGTATCTCCTTAGTCAACCTCTTGGGAGGCTGCACAGCAGTTTACTGCCTTCCACAGTCTCTTAAAAAAGCCTCTGATGCCCTTTTTGGAGGTCTTGATTTTctctggagaatggagaaatcACAGAGATGGGTGGATCAGTTTTATCTCTACAGATGTAAAGTATTTAAGGGATACATATgaaaatgagaaatgttttgtaATGAGTTGAGTTCTCAGCTTACCTGGTGGGGTGCTCTCTTCCTCACATTCCTCAATGCTCAAGGTTATGTAAGCAACACACTGAAACAAGGGCAGAGAGAAAAGACTTAGGCCTCCAAACGTAATTTAGAATTGAATAGAAATGATCAGGCAGGCCAGTACTTTTACTATGTCACCAATTTGTCTGGACAATATTAAAAGATCCAACAACTACTTTACACATAAAAGGGAAATGAGTGATTACAAAAAAGTAACTgagtattgaaaaaaaaacaattaaagtTCTCACaactaaataaaagaaaacactaATATCATAATGCATGATACATTATAGATGTAACAGCAGTAATGGTGAAGGGGAGAGTGGGATGTCATTTTTCATTGGTGAAACTGGAACACAAATCTGTATTTCACTCAGTAATGATTTAAGTACTCACTCCATTCTTTCTTTGGATGTGTTCatccttttgtttctctttgccAGGAGTAGCTTCAGAATCTTTTATATTGTCTTGTTCTTTGTCACAGGGAATCAGAGGGGCTttgaaataattaaaaaagCTTGTTATAATGATGCCAGATGTTTGCATACAgttctcttcatctttcagaAATGAATCGACTGCCCAGTCATCTCTGAAAGGGAAGGCCTGCAAGTAGCCACTGTAACATTCAACCGCAATCTCTTGGATGACACTAGCACTTGATTCTTGCAGTTCCTCCAGTCCAGACCGGAAGGTTGCATCTTTCACTTCTTCTACATCTCGCTGAACCAAAGCACACAACTACTCAGCCAGCTGAAGGTATTTAAGGAGTCTATCTTAGTCCGCGAAAGAGACCGGGAAAAGTTGGCAGACAAATCTGGCCACAAGATCTCTGAACACATTTTTCAGATTGTGGCAAGGCAACTCCTTCCCTATTGCACTAACTACATCTACAGATGTAAAATATTTAGGGGATACATAcaaaatgagaaatgttttgtaATGAGTTGAGTTCTCAGCTTACCTGGTGGGGTGCTCTCTTCCTCACATTCCTCAATGCTCAAGGTTATGTATGCAACACACTGAAACaagggcagagagaaaaaacttAGGCCTCCAAACGTAATTTAGAATTGAATAGAAATGATCAGGCAGGCCAGTACCTTTACTATGTCACCAATTTGTCTGGACAATAATAAAAGATCCAAAAACTACTTTACACATAAAAGGGAAATGAGTGATTACAAAAAAGTAACtgagtatataaaaaaaaacaattaaagtTCTCACaactaaataaaagaaaacactaATATCATAATGCCTGATACATTACACATGTAACAGCAGTAATGGTGAAGGGGAGAGTGGGATGTCATTTTTCATTGGTGAAACTGGAACACAAATCTGTATTTCACTTAGTAATGATTTAAGTACTCACTCCATTCTTTCTTTGGCTGTGTTCatccttttgtttctctttgctAGGTGTAGCTTCAGAATCTTTTATATTGTCTTGTTCTTTGTCACAGGGAATCAGAGGGGCTTTGAAATAATTAAAAAGGCTTGTTATAATGATGCCAGATGTTTGCATACAGTGCTCCTCATCTTTCAGAAATGAATCGACTGCCCAGTCATCTCTCGAAGGGAAGGCCTGCAAGTAGTCACTGTAACATTCAACCGCAATCTCTTGGATGACACTAGCACTTGATTCTTGCAGTTCCTCCAGTCCAGACGGGAAGGTTGCATCTTTCACTTCTTCTACATCTCGCTGAACCAGAGCACACAGCTGCTCAGCCAGCTGAAGGCATTTAAGGCCATCTTCcgcgaaagagacagagaaaagttGGCAGACAAATCTGGCCACGAGGTCTCTGAACACATTTTTCAGATTGTGGCAAGGCAACTCCTTCCCTATTGCACTAACTACATTGTCAGGTCTTTCCTGGTGTGCCTTCAATATTGCCTCGGCCACAAAGCAAGCGAAATCTTTAGAAGCCATCCTAGCCCTGGCCGACATAGCATACTGTAAAATCAGCTTTGTTCCAGAACCATCAAGTAGCTGGGCATAAATGGAGTGAACCATTTCAATTATCTCCCTTAGCTCGATATGGAAGTTGTCTTTGTGGTGTGTTTTGGTCACTCTTGCACCAGACATGGCAAGTCTGTCCACCACTTCATCTGCAATTGGCCAGGTATGCAACGATTCAACATCATTGTTCTCCTCTGAAAATATCAAGTGCAGCACAAGAACTATGACACACGTCACAGTGTCAGAATGAATGACCAACTTCATGGAGTCTGCATGATGTCTGTTCTCAGAAGCCCTCAAAAGGACGGTGATGATGTTCACACGCTCCAATGGCAGACAGCGTGGACGGAAAAGCTTCTCAATTTTAGCTATGATAATTGAAGTGAATTCAGTTATTAGTCTATCATTGTTGCTTCCTGGGTCCAAACTTGTTATCTCTGTGGACTTTAACAGTTTGCGCTGAACTGACTCGACTATCCTCTGAGCAGTCAGATGAGTGTAGTAGGCAATGTTCTGATCTTTTGGAAGTTTTTTCAGCACTTCTAGTGCAATAACACTGGCTTTGCctctcagaaacacagacagggcACGGTGGGCAGCATCTGCTGGGTTGGTCTCCATGAGATGGACCAGCCTGGAAACGacatccaccaccacctccgagAGATAGTGCTCTGGGCCAAATGGCCGGTAGATGAAGCGGTAGCCCATCACCTTCACGGCCATCTGAACCGCTTTCAATGAGCTGTTGTCTGTTGATGGCTCGCTACTGAAAAGTAAAATGTTCTTTTATTAGCACATAGAGTATATTAACAACAATCAGAAATCTTAGAAATGAAGGGAAACAATACACAACCTCAAACTATCATTTTCAATCACAGAATGGCACATTAAACCATACTTCTCACTTTTGAAGGTGACTTACGGATCAAATAGGCCTGTGGGCAAAGACTCTTTAGCCTCCATCAGTTCTTGCTCAATTTCCCGTAGGATATCCAGCAGCTTAATAAGTGCCTTCACTTCCATCATCTAAATCAAGAAAACATTATAATATTACCCAAACATTGTAACTTGATTTAAAGGTGTCATACAAATATTCTTTAATGTTCAAATTCTTAACAATTCATTGAAACAGTGTCAGCTGTTACAGATGGAAAGTATTATAATTATGTCATTATAATGATCACTTTTGCTTACCAGACAGGAACTGCCATCGACAGTGCCGTTCATTTGACAGGACCTAAGTGTAAAAGAGGAATACAAAATGATCTTCCTGGTCAATCTCTCTGGTACACCCTCATTCTAGCAGACTTTGACATTTTAAAGGATGTGGTTTTTCTATCTGACCTCTCCATGTAGGCTTCTCTCTCCTGACGGATCATATACTCGATCATGTCATGCACAGAGAAATGGGGCTTTATGGCTCCCTGCTGTAGAAGCTTCATGAAGATCAAAAGCATTTCCTTCTGCAAGAGATTTGTCAGTCAGAGCCCAAAGGGTTACAAACAGAATATTCTCACTAATTGACATACAGTGAATTGAaatgatgttgtttttttgtaaactCCTCGTGGGACATCCTTTCCCAGCTAAAATACTCTATGGTGTAGATCACAGCA is a window from the Clupea harengus unplaced genomic scaffold, Ch_v2.0.2, whole genome shotgun sequence genome containing:
- the LOC122131728 gene encoding uncharacterized protein LOC122131728 — its product is MLLIFMKLLQQGAIKPHFSVHDMIEYMIRQEREAYMERSCQMNGTVDGSSCLMMEVKALIKLLDILREIEQELMEAKESLPTGLFDPSEPSTDNSSLKAVQMAVKVMGYRFIYRPFGPEHYLSEVVVDVVSRLVHLMETNPADAAHRALSVFLRGKASVIALEVLKKLPKDQNIAYYTHLTAQRIVESVQRKLLKSTEITSLDPGSNNDRLITEFTSIIIAKIEKLFRPRCLPLERVNIITVLLRASENRHHADSMKLVIHSDTVTCVIVLVLHLIFSEENNDVESLHTWPIADEVVDRLAMSGARVTKTHHKDNFHIELREIIEMVHSIYAQLLDGSGTKLILQYAMSARARMASKDFACFVAEAILKAHQERPDNVVSAIGKELPCHNLKNVFRDLVARFVCQLFSVSFAEDGLKCLQLAEQLCALVQRDVEEVKDATFPSGLEELQESSASVIQEIAVECYSDYLQAFPSRDDWAVDSFLKDEEHCMQTSGIIITSLFNYFKAPLIPCDKEQDNIKDSEATPSKEKQKDEHSQRKNGCVAYITLSIEECEEESTPPAPLIPCDKEQDNIKDSEATPGKEKQKDEHIQRKNGCVAYITLSIEECEEESTPPEKIKTSKKGIRGFFKRLWKAVNCCAASQEVD